The following proteins are encoded in a genomic region of Gossypium hirsutum isolate 1008001.06 chromosome D05, Gossypium_hirsutum_v2.1, whole genome shotgun sequence:
- the LOC107892234 gene encoding xyloglucan endotransglucosylase/hydrolase protein 22, producing MSYSSSSKFPLLMPLMVACLIMAASGSNFHNDFDITWGDGRGKIVNNGEVLTLSLDKQSGSGFQSKNEYLFGKIDMQLKLVPGNSAGTVTAYYLSSKGTTWDEIDFEFLGNLSGDPYILHTNAFSQGKGNREQQFYLWFDPTTDLHTYSILWNPERIIFSVDDTPIREFKNMESIGVPFPKNQPMRIYSSLWNADDWATRGGLVKTDWTQAPFTASYRNFNADACVWSNGASSCKSNAPSSSTSTNNAWFSQEMDSAKQQRLQWVQQNYMIYNYCTDAKRFPQGLPSECKMS from the exons ATGAGTTATTCAAGTTCTTCCAAGTTTCCCTTGCTTATGCCTCTTATGGTTGCCTGTCTTATTATGGCAGCATCAGGTAGCAACTTCCACAACGATTTTGACATCACATGGGGAGATGGGCGTGGTAAGATTGTTAACAATGGCGAGGTTCTCACTCTCTCCCTCGATAAACAATCTGGTTCTGGTTTCCAATCCAAGAATGAGTATCTTTTTGGCAAGATTGATATGCAGCTCAAGCTTGTCCCTGGAAACTCTGCCGGCACTGTCACTGCATACTAT TTATCATCAAAAGGAACAACGTGGGATGAAATTGATTTCGAGTTCCTTGGAAATCTAAGTGGTGACCCTTATATTCTACACACAAATGCGTTTAGTCAAGGAAAAGGCAACAGAGAACAACAATTCTACCTCTGGTTTGACCCAACTACAGATTTGCATACTTATTCCATCCTATGGAATCCAGAACGCATCAT CTTCTCCGTGGATGATACACCCATTAGAGAGTTCAAAAACATGGAGTCGATTGGTGTCCCATTTCCCAAGAACCAGCCCATGAGAATTTACTCCAGCTTGTGGAATGCTGATGACTGGGCCACAAGGGGTGGTCTGGTTAAGACCGACTGGACCCAAGCTCCTTTCACTGCCTCGTACAGGAACTTCAATGCCGATGCTTGTGTGTGGTCCAATGGAGCTTCTTCCTGCAAATCAAATGCCCCATCTTCTTCTACATCAACAAACAATGCATGGTTCTCTCAAGAGATGGATTCAGCAAAGCAGCAAAGGCTACAATGGGTGCAGCAGAATTACATGATCTACAATTACTGCACTGACGCCAAGAGATTTCCTCAAGGTCTACCTTCAGAGTGCAAGATGTCTTAA